Proteins co-encoded in one Epinephelus moara isolate mb chromosome 13, YSFRI_EMoa_1.0, whole genome shotgun sequence genomic window:
- the adoa gene encoding 2-aminoethanethiol (cysteamine) dioxygenase a: MPRDNKTPLIQKIAKQAHITFKGLKSSANGDNKLVADQQSELISLVTAVRAADLKIAPRKTKPSSGTAGLQSPPVAYMHICETEVFSIGVFLLRTGASIPLHDHPGMNGMLKVLYGKVSVRCFDKLEDNLTVSTVPPHFEPPLAPCQMASLRRSVLRSVSEYSETSGPCLLTPLRDNLHQIDAVEGPAAFLDILAPPYNPDDGRDCHYYKVLQTVAEGETDGKTNKDQQGEEKDKEEETWLLEIPQPEDFWCGGEPYPGPAVSF, from the exons ATGCCGCGGGACAACAAAACTCCTCTTATCCAGAAAATAGCAAAGCAAGCCCATATCACCTTTAAAGGCTTAAAGTCTTCGGCCAACGGGGATAATAAACTCGTTGCGGACCAACAGAGTGAACTAATCTCCTTAGTGACCGCGGTCAGGGCTGCTGACCTGAAAATTGCTCCCCGGAAAACCAAGCCGAGCTCCGGGACAGCGGGGCTGCAGAGCCCCCCGGTCGCCTACATGCACATCTGCGAGACGGAGGTGTTCAGCATTGGGGTGTTCCTGCTAAGGACCGGCGCCTCCATACCGCTGCACGACCACCCGGGCATGAACGGGATGCTCAAG GTTCTCTATGGGAAGGTGAGTGTCCGCTGTTTTGACAAGCTGGAGGATAACCTGACCGTCAGCACCGTGCCACCCCATTTTGAGCCTCCATTGGCTCCGTGCCAGATGGCTTCCCTGCGGCGCTCTGTACTCCGCTCAGTCTCTGAATACTCAGAGACCAGCGGGCCATGCCTCCTTACTCCTCTACGGGATAACCTTCACCAGATCGACGCAGTGGAGGGGCCAGCTGCGTTCCTCGATATCCTGGCACCTCCATACAATCCAGATGACGGGCGTGACTGTCACTATTACAAAGTCCTGCAAACTGTGGCTGAGGGGGAAACAGATGGAAAGACCAACAAGGATCAGCAGGGAGAGGAAAAGGACAAAGAAGAGGAGACATGGCTGCTAGAAATCCCTCAGCCAGAGGACTTCTGGTGTGGTGGGGAACCATACCCAGGCCCTGCAGTCTCTTTCTGA